The following coding sequences lie in one Sulfuricurvum sp. genomic window:
- a CDS encoding site-specific integrase, which produces MATTDNAIKITDYKGMLFKDESNLFDEVKEITVEELSKRLPKDKPFKVVIRVHNGKSSSRRTVTITDRSRTLRKTLDELKANGLEQTATAFKDGTLQAVRKITFDKLFDEYLESKTHKSSPKYLKEIRYFVEKWISPVIGQTEIKKITAAHLQKIINTILELGKATRTADTVVDYCRPMFEYAIEHDYIVKNPAKKLSVPRYDNKQYFEIESDKARKLITAIITHTDPTYRALFSFLITGRRLNEVLSLRWEWIHIEAGYYEIPSETNKARRNETYPLMLILLNALELMGIQKEGLVFTPTRGAVKRSNPRHEWAELLKTAGIEKMRIHDTRHLIGYAAANAGLSLHSIGQALGHSDQSTTARYSNINLATKSHVVETVLNQFMSVEATVVIDAEVEG; this is translated from the coding sequence ATGGCAACGACAGACAACGCGATCAAGATTACAGATTACAAAGGGATGCTATTCAAAGATGAAAGCAATCTATTCGATGAAGTAAAAGAGATCACCGTCGAAGAGCTATCAAAACGACTTCCAAAAGATAAGCCGTTTAAAGTGGTGATACGGGTGCATAATGGCAAAAGTTCATCACGTCGAACCGTTACCATAACCGACCGATCACGAACGCTACGCAAAACACTTGACGAACTCAAAGCGAATGGACTAGAGCAGACGGCGACCGCGTTTAAAGACGGTACACTCCAAGCCGTCCGAAAGATTACGTTTGATAAATTATTCGATGAGTATCTGGAAAGCAAAACACACAAAAGCAGTCCTAAGTATTTAAAAGAGATCCGCTATTTTGTCGAAAAATGGATTAGTCCCGTTATCGGACAAACTGAAATCAAGAAAATCACTGCCGCCCACTTGCAGAAGATTATCAACACTATTTTAGAATTAGGCAAAGCAACGAGGACAGCGGATACCGTCGTCGATTATTGCCGTCCGATGTTTGAGTATGCAATCGAGCATGATTATATTGTCAAAAACCCTGCTAAAAAATTGAGCGTTCCAAGATATGATAATAAGCAATATTTCGAGATCGAATCCGACAAAGCGCGTAAACTCATTACAGCTATCATCACTCACACCGATCCCACTTATAGGGCGCTATTCTCCTTTTTAATTACTGGGCGACGATTGAATGAAGTCCTATCACTGCGCTGGGAGTGGATACATATCGAAGCGGGTTATTATGAGATTCCATCAGAGACAAACAAGGCACGACGAAATGAGACTTATCCGTTAATGCTGATTTTACTTAATGCGCTGGAGCTTATGGGAATACAAAAAGAGGGCTTAGTGTTCACACCAACACGGGGAGCAGTAAAGCGATCCAACCCGCGCCATGAGTGGGCGGAATTACTCAAAACCGCTGGAATAGAAAAGATGCGGATACATGACACACGTCACCTCATTGGATACGCCGCCGCCAACGCTGGGTTAAGTCTCCATTCAATCGGTCAAGCATTAGGACATTCCGATCAATCAACAACGGCACGTTATTCGAATATCAATCTTGCAACAAAATCCCATGTAGTCGAAACGGTGCTTAATCAGTTTATGAGTGTAGAGGCTACCGTTGTAATAGATGCAGAAGTGGAGGGGTAA
- a CDS encoding secondary thiamine-phosphate synthase enzyme YjbQ, which produces MKTLKFPTSHKTQLMDISAEVKEAVIKSGIKEGICIVFTPHTTGSVFLFENADQNLRRDLLTALSTVIPSDAKYSHVGDNAAAHLKSSRMGASVTIPVFEGRPMFGKWQGVFFGEFDGPRQAREVIIKVIAG; this is translated from the coding sequence ATGAAAACACTTAAATTCCCGACCAGTCATAAAACACAGCTCATGGACATCAGTGCGGAAGTAAAAGAAGCCGTAATCAAATCAGGGATCAAAGAGGGGATCTGTATCGTTTTCACCCCTCATACGACGGGAAGCGTTTTTTTATTTGAAAATGCCGATCAAAACCTTCGCCGGGATTTGTTAACGGCACTCTCTACTGTCATTCCGAGTGATGCGAAATATTCTCACGTCGGGGACAATGCTGCGGCACATCTCAAATCTTCCCGCATGGGTGCGTCGGTCACTATCCCGGTATTTGAGGGTCGTCCGATGTTCGGGAAATGGCAAGGTGTTTTCTTCGGCGAATTTGACGGTCCCCGTCAAGCGCGCGAAGTCATTATCAAAGTAATTGCAGGCTAA
- the purN gene encoding phosphoribosylglycinamide formyltransferase, with product MKRIVALFSGEGTNLANLIEKIHHKHALITCAITNNPNAGGIAKARAAGIPVEICDHTEYENREEYDAALVEMIREYDPDLVVLCGFMRILTPVFTSQIRSINLHPSLLPAFKGARAIERSFESDEKICGVSVHWVTDELDGGEIIVQRSFTKSADETLESFTAKIRSIEHEILPLGIMSLLKDS from the coding sequence ATGAAAAGAATTGTAGCCCTCTTTAGCGGCGAGGGGACCAACCTCGCCAATCTGATCGAAAAGATCCATCATAAACACGCACTCATAACGTGCGCCATTACCAATAACCCAAACGCAGGGGGAATTGCCAAAGCCAGAGCGGCTGGAATCCCGGTCGAAATTTGTGACCATACAGAATACGAAAATCGTGAGGAGTATGATGCCGCATTAGTTGAAATGATTCGTGAGTATGACCCTGATTTAGTCGTTTTATGCGGTTTTATGCGGATTCTTACCCCGGTATTTACCTCACAAATTCGTTCTATCAATCTTCACCCCTCCCTCCTCCCCGCCTTCAAAGGCGCCCGTGCGATCGAGCGGAGTTTTGAAAGCGATGAAAAAATATGCGGCGTCAGTGTTCACTGGGTCACCGATGAGTTAGACGGCGGTGAAATCATTGTTCAACGCTCGTTTACCAAAAGCGCGGATGAGACGCTGGAGAGTTTCACAGCAAAAATTCGTTCCATCGAACACGAAATTTTACCTCTGGGGATTATGAGTCTTCTCAAAGATTCCTAA
- a CDS encoding KpsF/GutQ family sugar-phosphate isomerase gives MNNDYIAIAKNTLEIEAQALREGAEKLGAEIERAVKIILECKGKLVITGVGKSGLIGAKIAATFASTGTPSFFLHPTEALHGDLGMIGKEDAVLAISYSGESPELSSILPHIKRFDIPLIGMTRNAASTLGRYSDEVININVEHEACPLDIAPTSSTTLTLAMGDALAVCLMKARNFQKEDFASFHPGGALGKRLFVKVSDLMRTSDLPIVNENTPLKEAILKLSEGRLGTVMLTNGEGKLSGLLSDGDIRRALMSETFSLDASAKEYATKNPLVIDDSTMLASDALVLIENKKIQLLVVTDTNGVIQGALHLHTLVEAGIS, from the coding sequence ATGAACAACGATTATATCGCAATAGCCAAAAACACACTTGAAATTGAAGCACAAGCTCTCCGTGAAGGCGCTGAAAAGCTCGGAGCTGAAATTGAGCGTGCCGTCAAAATAATCTTAGAGTGTAAGGGGAAACTTGTCATCACCGGAGTCGGAAAATCAGGACTTATCGGGGCTAAAATCGCTGCGACGTTTGCCTCGACCGGAACACCGAGCTTTTTTCTTCATCCTACCGAAGCATTGCACGGCGATCTTGGGATGATCGGTAAAGAAGATGCGGTTTTGGCGATTAGCTACAGCGGTGAGAGTCCGGAGTTGAGCTCCATCCTGCCGCATATCAAGCGTTTTGACATCCCTTTGATCGGGATGACCCGAAATGCCGCTTCGACGCTTGGACGATACAGCGATGAAGTGATCAATATTAATGTTGAGCATGAAGCGTGTCCGCTCGATATCGCACCTACCAGCTCAACCACGTTGACTCTCGCTATGGGGGATGCGTTGGCGGTGTGTTTGATGAAGGCGCGTAATTTCCAAAAAGAAGATTTTGCCTCGTTTCATCCCGGCGGTGCGCTGGGGAAACGTCTGTTTGTCAAAGTGTCCGATTTGATGCGTACGTCGGATCTTCCGATCGTCAATGAAAATACCCCGCTCAAAGAGGCGATTTTAAAACTCAGCGAAGGGCGTTTGGGGACGGTAATGCTCACAAACGGCGAAGGGAAACTCTCCGGGCTGCTCAGTGACGGTGATATTCGCAGGGCGCTGATGAGTGAGACATTCTCATTAGATGCATCCGCGAAAGAATATGCGACGAAAAACCCTCTCGTCATCGATGACTCGACTATGCTTGCCAGTGATGCATTGGTACTGATCGAAAACAAAAAAATCCAGTTGCTGGTAGTGACCGACACTAACGGCGTAATCCAAGGTGCATTGCATCTTCATACACTCGTGGAAGCAGGTATCTCATGA
- a CDS encoding NAD(P)H-hydrate dehydratase: MQNIFVEVTSLDKRCIETFALSEEVMMEHAANTIAQLIRSRFTPHSSLLIVCGSGNNGADGLALARLLEGEYRVTVHLPLGASSPLAHLQRERIESLGMKHSSVEGDYDIIVDALFGSGLNRPLGPSAVEIIEQMNSMSGAKIACDVPSGLYPDGTFGNSVFDADITVTMGGLKRSLFSDSAKEITGEILVANLGVPRHFYETESSWKLLETTDLNLPHRTHASTHKGSYGHLSVVCGEKIGASVIAASAALRFGTGLVSIISNENVTIPHELMQSHSLPSGTTAIALGMGLGEEFCDDELSQLLDNTHPMILDADIFYHPIFPDLLKRPNIVLTPHPKEFTQILRLTGIADIDVNTLQNDRFGYVEQFCAVYPNTVLVLKGSNVIIGAGEVFYINPHGTVALAKGGSGDVLSGLIGALLAQGYSPLDAAIQGSLAHTIAAKHFEKNNYALTPFDLIERICIL, encoded by the coding sequence ATGCAAAATATTTTTGTTGAAGTAACCTCGCTAGACAAACGGTGCATAGAAACATTTGCCCTTAGCGAAGAGGTGATGATGGAACATGCCGCAAATACCATTGCACAATTGATTCGCTCTCGCTTTACCCCTCATTCCTCTCTCCTCATCGTCTGCGGCAGCGGCAATAACGGTGCGGACGGATTGGCTTTGGCACGGCTGCTTGAGGGAGAATACCGTGTTACGGTACATCTTCCCCTCGGTGCAAGTTCACCGCTCGCACACCTTCAGCGTGAGCGTATCGAATCGCTAGGGATGAAACACTCTTCCGTAGAAGGTGATTATGACATTATCGTCGATGCACTTTTCGGCAGCGGGCTCAATCGCCCGCTCGGTCCGAGTGCGGTTGAGATTATTGAACAGATGAATAGTATGAGCGGAGCAAAAATCGCCTGCGATGTCCCCAGCGGACTCTATCCCGACGGTACATTCGGAAATAGTGTTTTTGATGCCGATATCACCGTCACGATGGGAGGGCTCAAACGTTCATTATTTAGCGATTCCGCCAAAGAGATCACGGGAGAAATACTCGTTGCCAACTTGGGAGTTCCTCGCCATTTCTATGAGACTGAATCCTCATGGAAACTGCTCGAAACTACAGATTTAAACCTGCCCCATCGAACCCATGCTTCAACCCACAAGGGGAGTTACGGCCATTTAAGTGTTGTCTGCGGAGAAAAAATAGGCGCTTCGGTCATTGCCGCTTCTGCAGCTTTGCGTTTCGGCACAGGACTCGTCAGTATCATCAGCAATGAAAATGTCACTATTCCGCATGAATTGATGCAAAGCCATTCGCTCCCTTCTGGGACTACCGCTATTGCTTTGGGAATGGGTCTTGGAGAAGAATTTTGCGACGATGAGTTGTCTCAGCTCTTGGACAATACCCATCCGATGATTTTGGATGCCGATATTTTTTACCATCCGATATTTCCAGACCTTTTAAAACGCCCGAATATCGTCCTCACTCCGCATCCAAAAGAGTTCACCCAAATTTTACGTCTTACCGGCATAGCCGACATCGATGTGAATACACTTCAAAACGACCGGTTCGGCTATGTTGAGCAATTTTGTGCGGTTTATCCTAACACCGTGTTAGTTCTAAAAGGTTCTAACGTTATCATCGGCGCAGGCGAAGTGTTTTACATCAACCCGCACGGTACGGTCGCATTAGCCAAGGGAGGAAGCGGCGATGTGCTCAGCGGACTGATCGGCGCATTGCTGGCCCAGGGCTATTCACCGCTCGATGCCGCAATACAGGGGTCTTTGGCACACACGATTGCAGCAAAGCATTTTGAAAAAAACAATTATGCCCTCACCCCATTTGATTTAATAGAAAGAATTTGTATTTTATGA
- a CDS encoding helix-turn-helix domain-containing protein: MTKRLQTIQEASEHTGLLVSFLRKMIFDRSIPFIKIGKRVYFDRDELNAWIDSHKVAA; encoded by the coding sequence ATGACAAAACGTTTACAAACCATCCAAGAGGCGTCCGAACACACTGGACTATTAGTTTCATTTTTACGAAAGATGATTTTTGACAGATCCATCCCATTTATTAAAATAGGGAAGCGGGTTTATTTCGACCGTGACGAATTGAATGCATGGATTGACAGTCATAAGGTTGCTGCATGA
- a CDS encoding pseudouridine synthase, whose translation MMRLNKFIAHYSTYSRREADQAILDGYVRIDGEIETNPATQVDERTANVMISGNKIVPNDQFTVIVYNKPRGELVTKKDPQGRKTIYDSLAKQYRHYIPVGRLDFASEGLLLLTDASRVATALMTSKMERVYKIKIKGPVTEGMKIAMGEGLELEDASAGAHEHADAGPMSFAPFYAYQVQKDQGDYSILKVAIGEGQNRELRRFFAHFGAEVVDLKRLSFGGIELNNLPTGKVRFLERSEYTSLREFLDAVEKAEKIKQKNEKKAPKVFEKSDAKPAKKTFVKDKAKVKPKPSNEPFGTNKYKPEKNFERGNKK comes from the coding sequence ATGATGCGACTTAACAAATTTATCGCCCACTATTCGACCTATTCACGCCGCGAAGCCGACCAGGCGATTTTAGACGGATACGTGCGGATTGACGGTGAAATCGAAACCAATCCGGCTACGCAGGTCGATGAACGTACCGCCAATGTCATGATCAGCGGGAACAAGATTGTTCCGAACGATCAGTTTACGGTTATCGTTTATAACAAACCGCGCGGCGAACTGGTGACAAAAAAAGATCCGCAGGGGCGTAAAACGATTTACGATTCACTCGCGAAACAATATCGTCATTACATCCCTGTCGGTCGTCTCGACTTTGCGTCCGAGGGGCTGCTTCTGCTGACCGACGCATCACGGGTGGCGACGGCACTGATGACCTCCAAAATGGAACGGGTCTATAAAATCAAGATCAAAGGTCCCGTTACCGAGGGGATGAAGATCGCCATGGGTGAAGGGCTGGAACTTGAAGATGCGAGTGCCGGAGCGCACGAGCATGCGGATGCGGGTCCTATGAGTTTCGCGCCGTTCTATGCCTATCAGGTACAAAAAGACCAAGGCGACTACTCCATTCTCAAAGTCGCTATCGGCGAAGGACAGAATCGTGAACTGCGCCGTTTTTTCGCCCATTTCGGTGCGGAAGTCGTGGACTTGAAACGGCTCAGTTTCGGAGGAATCGAACTCAATAATCTTCCGACCGGAAAAGTACGCTTTTTGGAGAGAAGCGAATACACATCGTTGAGAGAATTTTTGGATGCCGTAGAAAAAGCGGAAAAAATTAAACAAAAAAATGAAAAAAAAGCTCCGAAAGTGTTCGAAAAATCAGATGCCAAACCGGCGAAAAAGACATTCGTAAAAGACAAGGCAAAGGTCAAGCCGAAGCCGTCCAATGAACCTTTCGGTACGAATAAATACAAACCTGAGAAAAATTTTGAAAGAGGTAACAAAAAATGA
- a CDS encoding MFS transporter, whose product MTDSRLSIVRQVLILPVIVIAMGYFVDIYDLILFGVVRVASLQELGLSGDAVTSWGSIILNMQMGGMLIGGILWGILGDKRGRLSVLFASIILYSLANLLNAFVTNVEQYAALRFIAGIGLAGELGAGVTLVAEILPKHLRGYGIMTIASFGVLGVVAADLVAEHFAWRNAYIFGAVLGFMLLVLRFKVTESGMFKHHVSDDVKRGDFFALFTHKRLFTKYIKAIAIGIPLWYVVGILVMFSPEFAKALAITGDVTAGKALMYCYIGLAIGDLGSGYLSQIMKSRKKAFSLFMAFSLASVLYYYTLQGASAEQFYIVVFALGIFCGYWALFITMAAEQFGTNIRATVATTVPNFVRGAVVPITSSFILLKGSVGVLYAGAIVGAVSFTLAIIALVLTHDTFHKDLDYIEV is encoded by the coding sequence ATGACTGACTCTCGACTTTCTATTGTACGGCAAGTTTTAATTCTCCCCGTCATCGTTATCGCGATGGGGTATTTCGTCGATATTTACGATCTGATTTTGTTTGGAGTTGTACGTGTTGCAAGCCTCCAAGAACTCGGTCTTAGCGGAGACGCCGTCACCTCTTGGGGTTCGATTATCCTCAACATGCAAATGGGTGGGATGCTCATCGGAGGTATTTTGTGGGGAATATTGGGAGATAAAAGGGGGCGGCTATCGGTATTGTTTGCCTCGATTATCCTCTATTCTCTGGCCAATTTGCTCAATGCATTTGTCACCAATGTCGAACAGTATGCGGCTCTGCGTTTTATCGCCGGTATCGGTTTGGCGGGCGAGTTGGGGGCAGGTGTTACTCTCGTGGCGGAAATTCTTCCGAAACATCTCCGTGGCTACGGGATCATGACAATTGCCAGTTTCGGTGTTTTAGGTGTTGTTGCGGCAGATTTGGTCGCGGAACATTTCGCATGGCGCAATGCCTATATCTTCGGGGCAGTTTTAGGCTTTATGCTTCTCGTGCTGCGTTTCAAAGTCACAGAATCGGGAATGTTTAAACATCATGTCAGTGATGATGTCAAGCGGGGCGATTTTTTTGCCCTCTTTACCCACAAAAGATTATTTACCAAATACATCAAGGCCATAGCCATCGGTATACCACTGTGGTACGTAGTCGGTATTTTGGTGATGTTTTCACCGGAGTTTGCCAAAGCGTTGGCAATCACAGGAGATGTCACTGCAGGGAAAGCGTTAATGTACTGTTATATCGGTTTGGCAATCGGTGATTTAGGGAGCGGTTATCTCTCTCAAATCATGAAAAGCCGTAAAAAAGCGTTTTCACTTTTTATGGCTTTCTCTCTCGCAAGCGTCCTCTATTACTATACGCTTCAAGGTGCAAGTGCCGAACAATTTTATATTGTGGTATTTGCCCTGGGTATTTTCTGCGGCTATTGGGCCCTCTTCATCACGATGGCGGCGGAGCAGTTCGGAACAAACATACGCGCTACAGTTGCAACGACCGTCCCTAATTTTGTTCGTGGTGCGGTAGTCCCGATCACCTCTTCATTTATACTATTGAAAGGGAGTGTCGGGGTGTTATATGCGGGGGCGATTGTTGGAGCGGTTTCGTTTACTCTGGCGATTATCGCATTGGTGTTAACGCACGATACGTTTCATAAAGATTTGGATTATATAGAAGTTTGA
- a CDS encoding thiazole synthase: protein MHTLQIGKYTLGSRLIVGSGKYDSFETTKAATLASGSELITVAVRRLNITNPNEPNLRDTFAGTKVKFLPNSAGCTTAEEAITLFRLTREATGIDLIKLEVIGDTQKTLYPDVLETIKACEVLAKDGFTIMAYTSDDPIMARRLEDAGAHAIMPLAAPIGSGLGVQNRYNIVFVREAVKVPIIVDAGIGCASDAAVAMELGADGVLTNTAIAQAQNPMMMAEAMKNAVIAGRLSYLAGRIPKRPYATASSPVDGMIQF from the coding sequence ATGCACACTTTACAAATCGGAAAATATACTCTCGGAAGCCGTCTTATCGTCGGAAGCGGCAAATACGACTCCTTTGAAACAACCAAAGCGGCAACCTTGGCTTCGGGCTCGGAGCTGATTACCGTTGCGGTACGTCGTCTCAATATCACCAATCCGAACGAACCTAACTTGCGTGATACGTTTGCCGGAACCAAAGTGAAGTTTCTACCCAATTCTGCCGGATGTACCACTGCCGAAGAGGCAATTACCCTGTTTCGCCTCACCCGCGAAGCGACAGGGATCGACTTAATCAAACTCGAAGTAATCGGGGATACCCAAAAAACGCTCTATCCCGATGTATTGGAAACTATCAAAGCATGTGAAGTATTAGCAAAAGACGGCTTTACGATCATGGCGTACACCAGCGATGATCCGATTATGGCGCGCCGTCTCGAAGATGCGGGTGCTCATGCGATCATGCCGCTTGCCGCACCGATCGGTTCTGGGCTCGGAGTCCAAAACCGTTATAACATCGTGTTTGTACGCGAAGCGGTTAAAGTGCCGATTATCGTCGATGCAGGAATCGGATGTGCCAGTGATGCGGCAGTTGCAATGGAGCTCGGAGCAGACGGCGTTTTGACCAATACGGCGATTGCCCAAGCGCAAAATCCGATGATGATGGCGGAAGCAATGAAGAATGCGGTAATTGCAGGGCGTTTGAGCTATTTAGCGGGACGTATTCCGAAACGCCCGTATGCCACTGCGAGTTCTCCCGTAGACGGAATGATCCAGTTTTAA
- a CDS encoding sodium-dependent transporter: protein MKIAHFSRWGFLMAAAGSAVGLGNIWKFPYITGVYGGGAFVLVYLLTVMFVGFSVMIAEMMIGYLGRRDGVGAFEELAPRHKEKWKYAGFMGLSGTLVMFYYSVVIGWIFHYIILSFGTLPATVPEAESLYNQFLKQDMIGQVFFHTIAFLITTGVLIRGIKGGIEKFNLILMPALMLIIGGMLIYAMNMESFSKAVSYMFVPDWSKLTSEAFAVAVGHAFFTLSLGMGAIMIYSASLPKESNIVRSALFVIAADTLIALAAGLFLFTFLFQYGAEPAKGPGLVFISLPTVFHAMGGVGNILSILFFLALAFAGLTSAVSLVEPMVQYLIDRWDMSRFKAAVSMGLFFYVFGIVAIMSEIDSTSTLLTWDGKNFFDWADYITSAVLLPFAGLIMAIFVGHVMEKERVASVLKTHMGWFYPVWRFNIRYVAPVALIFVMLNLMGVITI from the coding sequence ATGAAAATAGCACATTTTAGCCGATGGGGATTTTTAATGGCGGCGGCAGGTTCAGCTGTAGGGTTGGGAAATATTTGGAAATTTCCTTATATTACCGGCGTATATGGGGGTGGGGCATTTGTTCTCGTTTACCTTCTTACAGTGATGTTTGTCGGATTTTCGGTCATGATTGCGGAGATGATGATCGGATATCTAGGCCGTCGTGACGGTGTCGGCGCGTTTGAAGAGTTGGCTCCGCGACATAAAGAGAAATGGAAATATGCCGGTTTCATGGGACTTTCCGGAACATTGGTGATGTTTTATTACTCTGTCGTTATCGGATGGATTTTTCACTATATTATTTTGAGTTTTGGAACTTTGCCGGCTACTGTTCCGGAAGCGGAGAGCCTTTACAACCAGTTTTTAAAGCAAGATATGATCGGACAGGTTTTCTTTCATACGATTGCATTTTTGATTACGACAGGTGTTTTGATCCGTGGGATTAAGGGGGGGATTGAAAAATTCAACCTGATTTTAATGCCGGCATTGATGCTTATTATCGGAGGGATGCTTATTTATGCGATGAATATGGAGAGTTTTAGCAAAGCGGTTTCCTATATGTTTGTCCCCGATTGGAGCAAGCTTACTTCGGAAGCGTTTGCAGTAGCGGTTGGGCATGCATTTTTTACCCTTTCTCTCGGTATGGGTGCAATTATGATTTATTCAGCGTCACTTCCCAAGGAGAGCAATATCGTCCGTTCAGCGTTGTTCGTTATTGCTGCTGATACGTTGATTGCGCTTGCGGCAGGTCTGTTTCTCTTTACCTTTTTATTTCAGTATGGTGCTGAGCCTGCAAAAGGTCCCGGCCTCGTCTTTATTTCGCTTCCTACCGTTTTTCATGCGATGGGTGGGGTAGGAAATATCCTTTCGATCCTATTTTTCCTTGCGCTTGCTTTTGCAGGATTGACTTCGGCAGTTTCGCTTGTTGAACCGATGGTGCAGTATCTAATCGACCGTTGGGATATGAGCCGATTTAAAGCGGCAGTATCGATGGGACTTTTCTTTTATGTTTTCGGGATCGTTGCGATTATGTCGGAAATCGATTCGACTTCTACGCTTCTGACATGGGATGGTAAAAACTTCTTTGATTGGGCGGATTACATCACTTCAGCGGTATTGCTGCCGTTTGCGGGATTGATTATGGCGATTTTCGTAGGTCATGTTATGGAAAAAGAACGTGTTGCCTCGGTGCTCAAAACACATATGGGATGGTTTTATCCCGTATGGAGATTTAATATCCGCTATGTTGCGCCTGTCGCACTAATTTTTGTTATGCTCAATCTTATGGGCGTTATTACGATTTAA
- a CDS encoding HDOD domain-containing protein — MGNSYIGRQPIVNERGALFAYDLFYSGQNNTPQATATLINDIQSSFGVDRILGKRIGFIRADYRFVFHELLDLLPKERIVYALMEDIAIDPPLCKHLAKLSGQGYRFALNDFAYTPENIEKFAPIFPYLEYLKIDIPRSGRIKRDDVEKLQNQGLIVIGSKIESHAIHAECVAKGFSYFQGYFISKPRVLENPSFSIDQESVINLWNMLQRDVSIDELVKAFELNHMVSLKLIRFINSAVFSLRNPVSSIRHVLTLMGREPLSHWIMLLMFSEAQESDENTIPLLLMVVNRTELMTKLLALMTPSPSKQQMATAYFVGMLSLIHLLFHIPHRDILKRLNVAPEIERALFEGDGFYGELLTTVRAVEMADNEGIEHFLKKYNIDYARLEPIIAEAMEKVNQFDEAMG; from the coding sequence ATGGGAAATAGCTATATCGGGCGTCAACCTATTGTGAATGAGAGAGGGGCTCTTTTTGCATATGATCTTTTTTATTCAGGGCAAAATAATACGCCTCAGGCAACCGCAACGTTGATTAACGACATTCAAAGTTCATTCGGAGTTGATCGGATATTGGGGAAACGGATTGGATTTATCCGTGCCGACTATCGATTTGTGTTCCATGAACTGCTTGATCTGCTCCCGAAAGAGAGGATTGTTTATGCTCTCATGGAAGACATTGCGATTGACCCTCCTCTTTGTAAACATCTGGCAAAGCTCTCTGGGCAAGGATATCGGTTCGCCTTGAATGATTTTGCATATACTCCGGAAAATATTGAGAAATTTGCCCCTATTTTCCCTTATTTAGAGTATCTTAAAATTGATATTCCAAGAAGCGGACGGATCAAGCGCGATGATGTCGAAAAGCTTCAAAATCAGGGGTTAATCGTAATCGGATCGAAAATTGAATCGCATGCGATCCACGCGGAATGTGTGGCAAAAGGGTTTAGTTATTTTCAGGGATATTTTATATCCAAACCCAGAGTGCTTGAAAACCCTTCGTTTTCTATTGATCAAGAGTCTGTAATCAACCTGTGGAACATGCTGCAGAGAGATGTTTCCATCGATGAGTTGGTAAAAGCGTTTGAACTTAATCACATGGTCAGTCTCAAGTTGATCCGTTTTATCAATTCAGCGGTTTTTTCTCTCCGAAATCCCGTCTCATCTATCCGCCATGTCTTGACCCTTATGGGACGGGAACCGCTTTCGCACTGGATAATGCTCTTGATGTTTTCAGAGGCACAGGAATCGGATGAAAATACGATACCTCTGCTCCTTATGGTTGTAAACCGGACAGAGCTTATGACCAAGCTTTTAGCTTTGATGACACCGTCTCCTAGCAAACAACAGATGGCTACGGCCTATTTTGTAGGAATGCTTTCATTGATACACTTACTCTTTCATATTCCTCATAGAGATATCCTCAAACGGCTTAACGTAGCTCCTGAAATTGAGAGAGCATTGTTTGAAGGAGATGGTTTTTACGGGGAATTGCTTACAACAGTCCGTGCGGTTGAGATGGCTGATAATGAGGGGATTGAACATTTCTTGAAAAAATACAATATTGATTATGCGAGGCTGGAACCGATCATTGCAGAAGCGATGGAAAAAGTAAATCAGTTTGATGAAGCCATGGGGTAA